From Carya illinoinensis cultivar Pawnee chromosome 5, C.illinoinensisPawnee_v1, whole genome shotgun sequence, one genomic window encodes:
- the LOC122310824 gene encoding putative aminoacrylate hydrolase RutD isoform X2, protein MPFCTTGTQPGGADAELNDNGVRIFYRTYGQGPTKILLIIGLAGTHDSWGPQIKGLVGTDTPNYDETRTGDWNSDENERGSGIQICAFDNRGMGQSSVPTKKSEYTTKIMAKDAIAMLDHLGWKSAHVFGHSMGAMIACKLAAMVPERVLSLALLNVTGGGFECFPKEYLEEYVGPNTRRSILYQEYVRCISATGMQSNNGFEGQVNACWTHKMTRLEIERIHSAGFLVSVIHGRHDIIAQLYYARRLAEKLQPAARMIELHGGHLVSHERTEEVNQALLELIKASEVKINPHEWTNLPKKTSGWIGTRMALIRVNMEGGSNVSFPFYLLSKLHIFLLYLFGLFFMAFEYGRRALKGFKTVRVGPSLALPNGE, encoded by the exons ATGCCGTTTTGCACGACTGGGACACAACCAGGCGGCGCAGACGCAGAGCTCAACGACAATGGAGTCAGAATCTTTTACAGAACCTACGGTCAGGGACCCACAAAGATCCTCCTCATAATAG GATTGGCAGGGACCCACGATTCATGGGGTCCACAGATCAAGGGGCTAGTGGGAACCGATACGCCCAATTACGATGAAACGAGAACCGGCGATTGGAATTCAGATGAAAATGAGAGAGGCAGTGGTATCCAGATATGTGCGTTTGACAACCGTGGAATGGGTCAGAGCTCCGTACCCACCAAAAAATCTGAATACAC AACAAAGATTATGGCGAAGGACGCAATTGCGATGTTGGATCATTTGGGGTGGAAAAGTGCACATGTTTTTGGACATTCAATGG GAGCTATGATAGCTTGCAAGTTAGCAGCAATGGTGCCCGAAAGGGTGCTGTCATTGGCTTTACTTAATGTAACAGGTGGAGGTTTTGAGTGTTTTCCGAAG GAATATCTTGAGGAGTATGTTGGGCCAAACACAAGGAGATCAATTTTATATCAA GAATATGTAAGATGTATATCAGCAACTGGAATGCAGTCTAACAATGGTTTTGAGGGTCAAGTCAATGCTTGCTGGACGCATAAAATGACACGATTGGAAATTGAACGGATCCATTCTGCTGGATTTCTTGTTTCAGTCATTCATGGCAG GCATGATATAATTGCTCAACTATATTATGCACGGAGACTTGCAGAGAAGCTACAGCCTGCTGCTAGAATGATAGAACTTCATGGAGGTCATCTAGTGAGCCACGAGAGGACTGAAGAG GTCAATCAAGCACTTCTTGAACTGATAAAGGCATCAGAAGTGAAGATCAATCCTCATGAATGGACTAATTTGCCGAAGAAAACTTCTG GGTGGATAGGAACAAGGATGGCTTTAATCAGAGTAAACATGGAGGGGGGAAGCAATGTCTCTTTCCCATTTTACTTGCTATCAAAGCTGCATATTTTTCTCTTATACCTCTTTGGTCTCTTTTTTATGGCATTCGAGTATGGAAGAAGGGCTCTAAAAGGTTTTAAAACAGTTAGAGTTGGACCTTCTTTGGCATTACCTAATGGTGAATGA
- the LOC122310824 gene encoding putative aminoacrylate hydrolase RutD isoform X1 — MPFCTTGTQPGGADAELNDNGVRIFYRTYGQGPTKILLIIGLAGTHDSWGPQIKGLVGTDTPNYDETRTGDWNSDENERGSGIQICAFDNRGMGQSSVPTKKSEYTTKIMAKDAIAMLDHLGWKSAHVFGHSMGAMIACKLAAMVPERVLSLALLNVTGGGFECFPKLDRQTLSIAIRFLRAKTPEQRAAVDLDTHYSKEYLEEYVGPNTRRSILYQEYVRCISATGMQSNNGFEGQVNACWTHKMTRLEIERIHSAGFLVSVIHGRHDIIAQLYYARRLAEKLQPAARMIELHGGHLVSHERTEEVNQALLELIKASEVKINPHEWTNLPKKTSGWIGTRMALIRVNMEGGSNVSFPFYLLSKLHIFLLYLFGLFFMAFEYGRRALKGFKTVRVGPSLALPNGE; from the exons ATGCCGTTTTGCACGACTGGGACACAACCAGGCGGCGCAGACGCAGAGCTCAACGACAATGGAGTCAGAATCTTTTACAGAACCTACGGTCAGGGACCCACAAAGATCCTCCTCATAATAG GATTGGCAGGGACCCACGATTCATGGGGTCCACAGATCAAGGGGCTAGTGGGAACCGATACGCCCAATTACGATGAAACGAGAACCGGCGATTGGAATTCAGATGAAAATGAGAGAGGCAGTGGTATCCAGATATGTGCGTTTGACAACCGTGGAATGGGTCAGAGCTCCGTACCCACCAAAAAATCTGAATACAC AACAAAGATTATGGCGAAGGACGCAATTGCGATGTTGGATCATTTGGGGTGGAAAAGTGCACATGTTTTTGGACATTCAATGG GAGCTATGATAGCTTGCAAGTTAGCAGCAATGGTGCCCGAAAGGGTGCTGTCATTGGCTTTACTTAATGTAACAGGTGGAGGTTTTGAGTGTTTTCCGAAG CTCGATCGACAAACATTATCTATTGCAATCCGTTTCTTACGGGCCAAAACTCCCGAGCAACGAGCAGCTGTTGACTTGGATACCCACTACTCCAAG GAATATCTTGAGGAGTATGTTGGGCCAAACACAAGGAGATCAATTTTATATCAA GAATATGTAAGATGTATATCAGCAACTGGAATGCAGTCTAACAATGGTTTTGAGGGTCAAGTCAATGCTTGCTGGACGCATAAAATGACACGATTGGAAATTGAACGGATCCATTCTGCTGGATTTCTTGTTTCAGTCATTCATGGCAG GCATGATATAATTGCTCAACTATATTATGCACGGAGACTTGCAGAGAAGCTACAGCCTGCTGCTAGAATGATAGAACTTCATGGAGGTCATCTAGTGAGCCACGAGAGGACTGAAGAG GTCAATCAAGCACTTCTTGAACTGATAAAGGCATCAGAAGTGAAGATCAATCCTCATGAATGGACTAATTTGCCGAAGAAAACTTCTG GGTGGATAGGAACAAGGATGGCTTTAATCAGAGTAAACATGGAGGGGGGAAGCAATGTCTCTTTCCCATTTTACTTGCTATCAAAGCTGCATATTTTTCTCTTATACCTCTTTGGTCTCTTTTTTATGGCATTCGAGTATGGAAGAAGGGCTCTAAAAGGTTTTAAAACAGTTAGAGTTGGACCTTCTTTGGCATTACCTAATGGTGAATGA
- the LOC122310824 gene encoding uncharacterized protein LOC122310824 isoform X3, translating to MKREPAIGIQMKMREAVVSRYVRLTTVEWVRAPYPPKNLNTQQRLWRRTQLRCWIIWGGKVHMFLDIQWFFLCTIKTGAMIACKLAAMVPERVLSLALLNVTGGGFECFPKLDRQTLSIAIRFLRAKTPEQRAAVDLDTHYSKEYLEEYVGPNTRRSILYQEYVRCISATGMQSNNGFEGQVNACWTHKMTRLEIERIHSAGFLVSVIHGRHDIIAQLYYARRLAEKLQPAARMIELHGGHLVSHERTEEVNQALLELIKASEVKINPHEWTNLPKKTSGWIGTRMALIRVNMEGGSNVSFPFYLLSKLHIFLLYLFGLFFMAFEYGRRALKGFKTVRVGPSLALPNGE from the exons ATGAAACGAGAACCGGCGATTGGAATTCAGATGAAAATGAGAGAGGCAGTGGTATCCAGATATGTGCGTTTGACAACCGTGGAATGGGTCAGAGCTCCGTACCCACCAAAAAATCTGAATACAC AACAAAGATTATGGCGAAGGACGCAATTGCGATGTTGGATCATTTGGGGTGGAAAAGTGCACATGTTTTTGGACATTCAATGG ttcTTTCTTTGTACCATCAAAACAGGAGCTATGATAGCTTGCAAGTTAGCAGCAATGGTGCCCGAAAGGGTGCTGTCATTGGCTTTACTTAATGTAACAGGTGGAGGTTTTGAGTGTTTTCCGAAG CTCGATCGACAAACATTATCTATTGCAATCCGTTTCTTACGGGCCAAAACTCCCGAGCAACGAGCAGCTGTTGACTTGGATACCCACTACTCCAAG GAATATCTTGAGGAGTATGTTGGGCCAAACACAAGGAGATCAATTTTATATCAA GAATATGTAAGATGTATATCAGCAACTGGAATGCAGTCTAACAATGGTTTTGAGGGTCAAGTCAATGCTTGCTGGACGCATAAAATGACACGATTGGAAATTGAACGGATCCATTCTGCTGGATTTCTTGTTTCAGTCATTCATGGCAG GCATGATATAATTGCTCAACTATATTATGCACGGAGACTTGCAGAGAAGCTACAGCCTGCTGCTAGAATGATAGAACTTCATGGAGGTCATCTAGTGAGCCACGAGAGGACTGAAGAG GTCAATCAAGCACTTCTTGAACTGATAAAGGCATCAGAAGTGAAGATCAATCCTCATGAATGGACTAATTTGCCGAAGAAAACTTCTG GGTGGATAGGAACAAGGATGGCTTTAATCAGAGTAAACATGGAGGGGGGAAGCAATGTCTCTTTCCCATTTTACTTGCTATCAAAGCTGCATATTTTTCTCTTATACCTCTTTGGTCTCTTTTTTATGGCATTCGAGTATGGAAGAAGGGCTCTAAAAGGTTTTAAAACAGTTAGAGTTGGACCTTCTTTGGCATTACCTAATGGTGAATGA
- the LOC122310311 gene encoding zinc finger BED domain-containing protein RICESLEEPER 2-like, whose protein sequence is MAHFIDNDWNLNNRIINLIKVSNHKGATIGEEIESSILQLGIKKIFTIIVNNASSNQIAIDYLRRRAKVRNCIVLDNEFMYRRCCTHILNLIVNEGLKEVNELVVKVRNAVKYMKSSPARPDKFKLCADKQNILGGGLLCLDVPTRWNSTYLMLTMALKYGATFDLMQDEYGQFVLHLLEIGGREPKSDNWKTIDAFVSFLKIFYDVTLQISRSTNANSNFFIKEVAKLYRHLNKFSQSVDKKLAIMSERMLLKYNNYWGDFEKVNKILFIATMLDPRSKLEVLEFWFIDFLGPGEHPSLLHY, encoded by the coding sequence ATGGCTCATTTTATTGATAATGATTGGAACTTgaataatagaataataaatcttataaaaGTTTCTAATCATAAAGGGGCAACAATAGGAGAAGAGATTGAGTCATCTATTCTTCAATTGggtataaagaaaatatttaccaTTATTGTCAATAATGCATCTTCCAATCAAATTGCTATCGATTATTTGAGAAGAAGGGCCAAAGTTAGAAATTGTATTGTATTGGATAATGAGTTTATGTATAGACGATGTTGtacacatattttaaatctcattGTTAATGAAGGGTTGAAAGAAGTTAATGAGTTGGTTGTGAAGGTCCGAAATGCAGTGAAGTATATGAAGTCTTCCCCTGCAAGACCCGATAAATTCAAGTTATGTGCTGACAAGCAAAATATATTGGGTGGCGGGCTACTTTGTCTTGATGTTCCAACTAGGTGGAACTCTACATATCTAATGTTGACTATGGCTCTAAAGTATGGTGCTACTTTTGACCTAATGCAAGATGAATACGGTCAATTTGTACTACATCTCTTGGAGATTGGAGGGAGGGAACCAAAATCTGATAATTGGAAAACCATTGATGCCTTTGTATCatttttgaagattttctaTGATGTCACTTTACAGATTTCGAGATCAACTAatgcaaattcaaattttttcattaaagaagTTGCTAAACTATATAGGCATCTTAACAAATTTTCTCAAAGTGTTGATAAGAAGTTGGCAATCATGTCAGAGAGGATGCTATTGAAATATAATAACTATTGGGGTGATTTTGAGAAGGTGAACAAAATCTTGTTCATTGCAACTATGCTTGACCCACGCTCCAAATTGGAAGTTTTGGAGTTTTGGTTTATTGACTTTCTTGGCCCCGGTGAGCATCCGAGCTTGTTGCACTACTAA